In Juglans microcarpa x Juglans regia isolate MS1-56 chromosome 4S, Jm3101_v1.0, whole genome shotgun sequence, a single window of DNA contains:
- the LOC121263430 gene encoding cucumisin-like isoform X5 — translation MFCFCFQRLDEFIYRIKRTCYLAKFIAESEPSMARKTSRLPWLLLLSLATILVVGHSASQNDRKAYIVYMGERRQDEVSTASLHTSMLQEVIDSTRPESLLYSYKRSFNGFAAKLTEEEAQKMAGMEGVVSVFPNKQKKLHTTRSWDFLGFPQQVERTTVESDIIIGVLDSGIWPESDSFSDKGFGPPPSKWRGSCRASTNFTCNNKIIGAQYYRSNGDVFGNDIRSPRDSDGHGTHTASIAAGNVVNMASVQGLGSGTARGGVPSARIAVYKICWLDGCSDADILAAFDDAIGDGVDLISISVGGTADSYFKNPIAIGAFHAMRNGILTSNSAGNRGPGLATLTNISPWSLSVSASAIDRKFFTEVQLGNDKIYEGISINTFDLKNEMYPIIYGGDAPNTTAGFQGSPSRYCDPGTLDQNLVKGKIVLCDFLGDGEGAFLASAVGTVIKGPGRRDIAFSFPLPASYLDVEDGSNVYFYINSTRSPTATILKTNERKDAFAPYIPSFSSRGPNVVTPGILKPDLAAPGLNILAAWSPISPISQVEGDNRKLSFNIVSGTSMACPHATGAAAYVKSLHPKWSPAAIKSALMTTADPMSAGKNPEAELAYGAGNINPSKAPNPGLIYDIDAADYIKFLCGQGYNTKSLQLLTGDNSTSCSDATNGTVNDLNYPAFALSTPPLRSTNRVFNRLVTNVGSPTSTYKAILNSPLGLTIKVTPSILSFTSLGQKLPYTLTIEGTIDKFIVSASLTWDDGTFQVRSPIAVFAPA, via the exons atgttttgtttttgtttccaaCGGTTGGATGAGTTTATATATAGGATAAAACGTACATGCTATCTAGCCAAGTTCATAGCTGAGTCTGAACCATCAATGGCACGCAAAACTTCTAGACTTCCATGGCTTCTCCTCCTCAGCCTCGCGACCATTCTCGTTGTTGGTCACTCAGCTTCACAGAATGACCGAAAG GCTTATATTGTCTATATGGGAGAAAGGCGGCAGGACGAGGTTTCCACAGCATCCCTTCACACGAGCATGCTACAAGAAGTCATTGACAG TACTCGACCGGAATCTTTACTTTATAGCTACAAGAGGAGTTTCAATGGATTTGCAGCGAAGCTAACCGAAGAAGAAGCTCAAAAGATGGCTG GAATGGAAGGCGTAGTGTCCGTCTTCCCCAACAAACAGAAAAAGCTCCATACAACAAGGTCATGGGACTTCCTTGGCTTCCCACAGCAAGTTGAAAGAACGACTGTTGAAAGCGACATCATTATTGGAGTTCTTGACAG TGGAATCTGGCCCGAGTCTGATAGCTTTAGCGACAAAGGATTTGGTCCACCGCCTAGCAAATGGAGGGGCAGCTGCCGAGCCTCAACCAACTTTACTTGCAACAA TAAAATCATAGGAGCACAATATTACCGTAGCAATGGAGATGTTTTCGGAAATGACATTAGATCTCCTCGAGATTCAGACGGCCACGGGACACATACCGCATCCATAGCAGCTGGTAACGTTGTTAACATGGCAAGCGTACAGGGGCTTGGCTCGGGAACAGCACGAGGAGGGGTTCCTTCAGCACGCATTGCTgtgtataaaatatgttggCTTGATGGCTGTAGTGATGCTGACATTCTTGCAGCTTTTGATGATGCTATTGGTGATGGCGTCGACCTAATATCTATTTCAGTCGGTGGAACTGCTGATAGCtattttaaaaatccaattGCCATCGGTGCCTTTCATGCTATGAGAAATGGAATATTGACATCAAACTCAGCTGGAAACAGGGGTCCAGGTCTAGCGACCCTCACAAACATTTCGCCCTGGTCTCTTTCCGTGTCTGCAAGCGCCATAGATCGAAAGTTCTTCACTGAGGTCCAATTGGGTAACGACAAGATCTATGAg GGAATTTCAATTAATACATTTGACCTCAAGAATGAAATGTATCCGATAATTTATGGCGGAGATGCACCAAACACCACAGCGGGTTTTCAGGGGTCCCCGTCCAG GTATTGCGATCCAGGTACATTGGATCAGAATTTAGTGAAAGGGAAAATTGTACTTTGTGATTTCCTGGGTGATGGGGAAGGAGCATTTCTAGCAAGCGCGGTTGGAACTGTGATTAAAGGCCCAGGGCGCAGGGATATTGCCTTCTCTTTTCCCTTGCCCGCATCTTACCTTGACGTCGAGGATGGTAGCAACGTCTACTTCTACATAAATTCAACAAG GAGCCCGACTGCGACTATTCTCAAGACTAACGAGCGTAAGGATGCATTTGCACCTTACATACCCTCCTTCTCATCAAGGGGTCCAAATGTAGTTACGCCTGGCATTCTCAAG CCGGATTTAGCAGCTCCCGGACTCAACATTCTAGCAGCATGGTCACCAATTTCCCCAATTTCCCAGGTTGAAGGTGATAATAGAAAACTGTCATTCAATATTGTGTCGGGCACCTCCATGGCTTGCCCACATGCTACTGGAGCTGCTGCCTACGTCAAATCCTTGCACCCCAAATGGTCACCTGCCGCTATCAAGTCGGCTCTCATGACTACCg CTGACCCCATGAGTGCTGGAAAGAATCCCGAGGCTGAACTTGCATACGGTGCAGGCAATATAAATCCTTCAAAGGCTCCAAATCCTGGTTTAATCTATGATATTGATGCAGCTGACTACATAAAATTTCTGTGCGGACAAGGATATAATACCAAATCATTACAACTTCTGACTGGGGACAATAGTACTAGCTGTTCTGATGCCACTAATGGAACCGTGAACGATCTAAACTATCCAGCTTTTGCTCTATCCACGCCGCCCTTGAGATCCACCAATCGTGTTTTCAATCGGCTTGTCACCAATGTTGGATCCCCGACGTCTACGTATAAAGCTATTTTGAACTCCCCACTTGGACTCACAATCAAAGTAACTCCTAGCATTCTATCTTTCACTTCTCTTGGACAAAAGCTACCGTATACGCTCACGATCGAAGGAACTATAGATAAGTTTATAGTCTCTGCTTCTTTAACGTGGGATGACGGTACGTTCCAAGTGAGGAGCCCCATTGCTGTGTTTGCTCCGGCCTGA
- the LOC121263430 gene encoding cucumisin-like isoform X2: protein MFCFCFQRLDEFIYRIKRTCYLAKFIAESEPSMARKTSRLPWLLLLSLATILVVGHSASQNDRKAYIVYMGERRQDEVSTLSGLHASMLQEVIDSNTGPESLLYSYTRSFNGFAAKLTEEEAQKMAGMEGVVSVFPNKQKKLHTTRSWDFLGFPQQVQRTTVESDIIIAVLDSGIWPESDSFSDKGFGPPPSKWRGSCRASTNFTCNNKIIGAQYYRSNGDVFGNDIRSPRDSDGHGTHTASIAAGNVVNMASVQGLGSGTARGGVPSARIAVYKICWLDGCSDADILAAFDDAIGDGVDLISISVGGTADSYFKNPIAIGAFHAMRNGILTSNSAGNRGPGLATLTNISPWSLSVSASAIDRKFFTEVQLGNDKIYEGISINTFDLKNEMYPIIYGGDAPNTTAGFQGSPSRYCDPGTLDQNLVKGKIVLCDFLGDGEGAFLASAVGTVIKGPGRRDIAFSFPLPASYLDVEDGSNVYFYINSTRSPTATILKTNERKDAFAPYIPSFSSRGPNVVTPGILKPDLAAPGLNILAAWSPISPISQVEGDNRKLSFNIVSGTSMACPHATGAAAYVKSLHPKWSPAAIKSALMTTADPMSAGKNPEAELAYGAGNINPSKAPNPGLIYDIDAADYIKFLCGQGYNTKSLQLLTGDNSTSCSDATNGTVNDLNYPAFALSTPPLRSTNRVFNRLVTNVGSPTSTYKAILNSPLGLTIKVTPSILSFTSLGQKLPYTLTIEGTIDKFIVSASLTWDDGTFQVRSPIAVFAPA from the exons atgttttgtttttgtttccaaCGGTTGGATGAGTTTATATATAGGATAAAACGTAC ATGCTATCTAGCCAAGTTCATAGCTGAGTCTGAACCATCAATGGCACGCAAAACTTCTAGACTTCCATGGCTTCTCCTCCTCAGCCTCGCGACCATTCTCGTTGTTGGTCACTCAGCTTCACAGAATGACCGAAAG GCTTATATTGTCTATATGGGAGAAAGGCGGCAGGACGAGGTTTCCACATTATCCGGCCTTCACGCGAGCATGCTACAAGAAGTCATTGACAG CAATACTGGACCGGAATCTCTACTTTATAGCTACACGAGGAGTTTCAATGGATTTGCAGCAAAGCTAACCGAGGAAGAAGCTCAAAAAATGGCTG GAATGGAAGGCGTAGTGTCCGTCTTCCCCAACAAACAGAAAAAGCTCCATACAACAAGGTCATGGGACTTCCTTGGCTTCCCGCAGCAAGTTCAAAGAACAACTGTTGAAAGCGACATCATTATTGCAGTTCTTGACAGTGGAATCTGGCCCGAGTCTGATAGCTTTAGCGACAAAGGATTTGGTCCACCGCCTAGCAAATGGAGGGGCAGCTGCCGAGCCTCAACCAACTTTACTTGCAACAA TAAAATCATAGGAGCACAATATTACCGTAGCAATGGAGATGTTTTCGGAAATGACATTAGATCTCCTCGAGATTCAGACGGCCACGGGACACATACCGCATCCATAGCAGCTGGTAACGTTGTTAACATGGCAAGCGTACAGGGGCTTGGCTCGGGAACAGCACGAGGAGGGGTTCCTTCAGCACGCATTGCTgtgtataaaatatgttggCTTGATGGCTGTAGTGATGCTGACATTCTTGCAGCTTTTGATGATGCTATTGGTGATGGCGTCGACCTAATATCTATTTCAGTCGGTGGAACTGCTGATAGCtattttaaaaatccaattGCCATCGGTGCCTTTCATGCTATGAGAAATGGAATATTGACATCAAACTCAGCTGGAAACAGGGGTCCAGGTCTAGCGACCCTCACAAACATTTCGCCCTGGTCTCTTTCCGTGTCTGCAAGCGCCATAGATCGAAAGTTCTTCACTGAGGTCCAATTGGGTAACGACAAGATCTATGAg GGAATTTCAATTAATACATTTGACCTCAAGAATGAAATGTATCCGATAATTTATGGCGGAGATGCACCAAACACCACAGCGGGTTTTCAGGGGTCCCCGTCCAG GTATTGCGATCCAGGTACATTGGATCAGAATTTAGTGAAAGGGAAAATTGTACTTTGTGATTTCCTGGGTGATGGGGAAGGAGCATTTCTAGCAAGCGCGGTTGGAACTGTGATTAAAGGCCCAGGGCGCAGGGATATTGCCTTCTCTTTTCCCTTGCCCGCATCTTACCTTGACGTCGAGGATGGTAGCAACGTCTACTTCTACATAAATTCAACAAG GAGCCCGACTGCGACTATTCTCAAGACTAACGAGCGTAAGGATGCATTTGCACCTTACATACCCTCCTTCTCATCAAGGGGTCCAAATGTAGTTACGCCTGGCATTCTCAAG CCGGATTTAGCAGCTCCCGGACTCAACATTCTAGCAGCATGGTCACCAATTTCCCCAATTTCCCAGGTTGAAGGTGATAATAGAAAACTGTCATTCAATATTGTGTCGGGCACCTCCATGGCTTGCCCACATGCTACTGGAGCTGCTGCCTACGTCAAATCCTTGCACCCCAAATGGTCACCTGCCGCTATCAAGTCGGCTCTCATGACTACCg CTGACCCCATGAGTGCTGGAAAGAATCCCGAGGCTGAACTTGCATACGGTGCAGGCAATATAAATCCTTCAAAGGCTCCAAATCCTGGTTTAATCTATGATATTGATGCAGCTGACTACATAAAATTTCTGTGCGGACAAGGATATAATACCAAATCATTACAACTTCTGACTGGGGACAATAGTACTAGCTGTTCTGATGCCACTAATGGAACCGTGAACGATCTAAACTATCCAGCTTTTGCTCTATCCACGCCGCCCTTGAGATCCACCAATCGTGTTTTCAATCGGCTTGTCACCAATGTTGGATCCCCGACGTCTACGTATAAAGCTATTTTGAACTCCCCACTTGGACTCACAATCAAAGTAACTCCTAGCATTCTATCTTTCACTTCTCTTGGACAAAAGCTACCGTATACGCTCACGATCGAAGGAACTATAGATAAGTTTATAGTCTCTGCTTCTTTAACGTGGGATGACGGTACGTTCCAAGTGAGGAGCCCCATTGCTGTGTTTGCTCCGGCCTGA
- the LOC121263430 gene encoding cucumisin-like isoform X1 — protein MFCFCFQRLDEFIYRIKRTCYLAKFIAESEPSMARKTSRLPWLLLLSLATILVVGHSASQNDRKAYIVYMGERRQDEVSTASLHTSMLQEVIDSIGFSNTRPESLLYSYKRSFNGFAAKLTEEEAQKMAGMEGVVSVFPNKQKKLHTTRSWDFLGFPQQVERTTVESDIIIGVLDSGIWPESDSFSDKGFGPPPSKWRGSCRASTNFTCNNKIIGAQYYRSNGDVFGNDIRSPRDSDGHGTHTASIAAGNVVNMASVQGLGSGTARGGVPSARIAVYKICWLDGCSDADILAAFDDAIGDGVDLISISVGGTADSYFKNPIAIGAFHAMRNGILTSNSAGNRGPGLATLTNISPWSLSVSASAIDRKFFTEVQLGNDKIYEGISINTFDLKNEMYPIIYGGDAPNTTAGFQGSPSRYCDPGTLDQNLVKGKIVLCDFLGDGEGAFLASAVGTVIKGPGRRDIAFSFPLPASYLDVEDGSNVYFYINSTRSPTATILKTNERKDAFAPYIPSFSSRGPNVVTPGILKPDLAAPGLNILAAWSPISPISQVEGDNRKLSFNIVSGTSMACPHATGAAAYVKSLHPKWSPAAIKSALMTTADPMSAGKNPEAELAYGAGNINPSKAPNPGLIYDIDAADYIKFLCGQGYNTKSLQLLTGDNSTSCSDATNGTVNDLNYPAFALSTPPLRSTNRVFNRLVTNVGSPTSTYKAILNSPLGLTIKVTPSILSFTSLGQKLPYTLTIEGTIDKFIVSASLTWDDGTFQVRSPIAVFAPA, from the exons atgttttgtttttgtttccaaCGGTTGGATGAGTTTATATATAGGATAAAACGTACATGCTATCTAGCCAAGTTCATAGCTGAGTCTGAACCATCAATGGCACGCAAAACTTCTAGACTTCCATGGCTTCTCCTCCTCAGCCTCGCGACCATTCTCGTTGTTGGTCACTCAGCTTCACAGAATGACCGAAAG GCTTATATTGTCTATATGGGAGAAAGGCGGCAGGACGAGGTTTCCACAGCATCCCTTCACACGAGCATGCTACAAGAAGTCATTGACAG TATTGGATTCAGCAATACTCGACCGGAATCTTTACTTTATAGCTACAAGAGGAGTTTCAATGGATTTGCAGCGAAGCTAACCGAAGAAGAAGCTCAAAAGATGGCTG GAATGGAAGGCGTAGTGTCCGTCTTCCCCAACAAACAGAAAAAGCTCCATACAACAAGGTCATGGGACTTCCTTGGCTTCCCACAGCAAGTTGAAAGAACGACTGTTGAAAGCGACATCATTATTGGAGTTCTTGACAG TGGAATCTGGCCCGAGTCTGATAGCTTTAGCGACAAAGGATTTGGTCCACCGCCTAGCAAATGGAGGGGCAGCTGCCGAGCCTCAACCAACTTTACTTGCAACAA TAAAATCATAGGAGCACAATATTACCGTAGCAATGGAGATGTTTTCGGAAATGACATTAGATCTCCTCGAGATTCAGACGGCCACGGGACACATACCGCATCCATAGCAGCTGGTAACGTTGTTAACATGGCAAGCGTACAGGGGCTTGGCTCGGGAACAGCACGAGGAGGGGTTCCTTCAGCACGCATTGCTgtgtataaaatatgttggCTTGATGGCTGTAGTGATGCTGACATTCTTGCAGCTTTTGATGATGCTATTGGTGATGGCGTCGACCTAATATCTATTTCAGTCGGTGGAACTGCTGATAGCtattttaaaaatccaattGCCATCGGTGCCTTTCATGCTATGAGAAATGGAATATTGACATCAAACTCAGCTGGAAACAGGGGTCCAGGTCTAGCGACCCTCACAAACATTTCGCCCTGGTCTCTTTCCGTGTCTGCAAGCGCCATAGATCGAAAGTTCTTCACTGAGGTCCAATTGGGTAACGACAAGATCTATGAg GGAATTTCAATTAATACATTTGACCTCAAGAATGAAATGTATCCGATAATTTATGGCGGAGATGCACCAAACACCACAGCGGGTTTTCAGGGGTCCCCGTCCAG GTATTGCGATCCAGGTACATTGGATCAGAATTTAGTGAAAGGGAAAATTGTACTTTGTGATTTCCTGGGTGATGGGGAAGGAGCATTTCTAGCAAGCGCGGTTGGAACTGTGATTAAAGGCCCAGGGCGCAGGGATATTGCCTTCTCTTTTCCCTTGCCCGCATCTTACCTTGACGTCGAGGATGGTAGCAACGTCTACTTCTACATAAATTCAACAAG GAGCCCGACTGCGACTATTCTCAAGACTAACGAGCGTAAGGATGCATTTGCACCTTACATACCCTCCTTCTCATCAAGGGGTCCAAATGTAGTTACGCCTGGCATTCTCAAG CCGGATTTAGCAGCTCCCGGACTCAACATTCTAGCAGCATGGTCACCAATTTCCCCAATTTCCCAGGTTGAAGGTGATAATAGAAAACTGTCATTCAATATTGTGTCGGGCACCTCCATGGCTTGCCCACATGCTACTGGAGCTGCTGCCTACGTCAAATCCTTGCACCCCAAATGGTCACCTGCCGCTATCAAGTCGGCTCTCATGACTACCg CTGACCCCATGAGTGCTGGAAAGAATCCCGAGGCTGAACTTGCATACGGTGCAGGCAATATAAATCCTTCAAAGGCTCCAAATCCTGGTTTAATCTATGATATTGATGCAGCTGACTACATAAAATTTCTGTGCGGACAAGGATATAATACCAAATCATTACAACTTCTGACTGGGGACAATAGTACTAGCTGTTCTGATGCCACTAATGGAACCGTGAACGATCTAAACTATCCAGCTTTTGCTCTATCCACGCCGCCCTTGAGATCCACCAATCGTGTTTTCAATCGGCTTGTCACCAATGTTGGATCCCCGACGTCTACGTATAAAGCTATTTTGAACTCCCCACTTGGACTCACAATCAAAGTAACTCCTAGCATTCTATCTTTCACTTCTCTTGGACAAAAGCTACCGTATACGCTCACGATCGAAGGAACTATAGATAAGTTTATAGTCTCTGCTTCTTTAACGTGGGATGACGGTACGTTCCAAGTGAGGAGCCCCATTGCTGTGTTTGCTCCGGCCTGA
- the LOC121263430 gene encoding cucumisin-like isoform X3, which translates to MFCFCFQRLDEFIYRIKRTCYLAKFIAESEPSMARKTSRLPWLLLLSLATILVVGHSASQNDRKAYIVYMGERRQDEVSTLSGLHASMLQEVIDSTGPESLLYSYTRSFNGFAAKLTEEEAQKMAGMEGVVSVFPNKQKKLHTTRSWDFLGFPQQVQRTTVESDIIIAVLDSGIWPESDSFSDKGFGPPPSKWRGSCRASTNFTCNNKIIGAQYYRSNGDVFGNDIRSPRDSDGHGTHTASIAAGNVVNMASVQGLGSGTARGGVPSARIAVYKICWLDGCSDADILAAFDDAIGDGVDLISISVGGTADSYFKNPIAIGAFHAMRNGILTSNSAGNRGPGLATLTNISPWSLSVSASAIDRKFFTEVQLGNDKIYEGISINTFDLKNEMYPIIYGGDAPNTTAGFQGSPSRYCDPGTLDQNLVKGKIVLCDFLGDGEGAFLASAVGTVIKGPGRRDIAFSFPLPASYLDVEDGSNVYFYINSTRSPTATILKTNERKDAFAPYIPSFSSRGPNVVTPGILKPDLAAPGLNILAAWSPISPISQVEGDNRKLSFNIVSGTSMACPHATGAAAYVKSLHPKWSPAAIKSALMTTADPMSAGKNPEAELAYGAGNINPSKAPNPGLIYDIDAADYIKFLCGQGYNTKSLQLLTGDNSTSCSDATNGTVNDLNYPAFALSTPPLRSTNRVFNRLVTNVGSPTSTYKAILNSPLGLTIKVTPSILSFTSLGQKLPYTLTIEGTIDKFIVSASLTWDDGTFQVRSPIAVFAPA; encoded by the exons atgttttgtttttgtttccaaCGGTTGGATGAGTTTATATATAGGATAAAACGTAC ATGCTATCTAGCCAAGTTCATAGCTGAGTCTGAACCATCAATGGCACGCAAAACTTCTAGACTTCCATGGCTTCTCCTCCTCAGCCTCGCGACCATTCTCGTTGTTGGTCACTCAGCTTCACAGAATGACCGAAAG GCTTATATTGTCTATATGGGAGAAAGGCGGCAGGACGAGGTTTCCACATTATCCGGCCTTCACGCGAGCATGCTACAAGAAGTCATTGACAG TACTGGACCGGAATCTCTACTTTATAGCTACACGAGGAGTTTCAATGGATTTGCAGCAAAGCTAACCGAGGAAGAAGCTCAAAAAATGGCTG GAATGGAAGGCGTAGTGTCCGTCTTCCCCAACAAACAGAAAAAGCTCCATACAACAAGGTCATGGGACTTCCTTGGCTTCCCGCAGCAAGTTCAAAGAACAACTGTTGAAAGCGACATCATTATTGCAGTTCTTGACAGTGGAATCTGGCCCGAGTCTGATAGCTTTAGCGACAAAGGATTTGGTCCACCGCCTAGCAAATGGAGGGGCAGCTGCCGAGCCTCAACCAACTTTACTTGCAACAA TAAAATCATAGGAGCACAATATTACCGTAGCAATGGAGATGTTTTCGGAAATGACATTAGATCTCCTCGAGATTCAGACGGCCACGGGACACATACCGCATCCATAGCAGCTGGTAACGTTGTTAACATGGCAAGCGTACAGGGGCTTGGCTCGGGAACAGCACGAGGAGGGGTTCCTTCAGCACGCATTGCTgtgtataaaatatgttggCTTGATGGCTGTAGTGATGCTGACATTCTTGCAGCTTTTGATGATGCTATTGGTGATGGCGTCGACCTAATATCTATTTCAGTCGGTGGAACTGCTGATAGCtattttaaaaatccaattGCCATCGGTGCCTTTCATGCTATGAGAAATGGAATATTGACATCAAACTCAGCTGGAAACAGGGGTCCAGGTCTAGCGACCCTCACAAACATTTCGCCCTGGTCTCTTTCCGTGTCTGCAAGCGCCATAGATCGAAAGTTCTTCACTGAGGTCCAATTGGGTAACGACAAGATCTATGAg GGAATTTCAATTAATACATTTGACCTCAAGAATGAAATGTATCCGATAATTTATGGCGGAGATGCACCAAACACCACAGCGGGTTTTCAGGGGTCCCCGTCCAG GTATTGCGATCCAGGTACATTGGATCAGAATTTAGTGAAAGGGAAAATTGTACTTTGTGATTTCCTGGGTGATGGGGAAGGAGCATTTCTAGCAAGCGCGGTTGGAACTGTGATTAAAGGCCCAGGGCGCAGGGATATTGCCTTCTCTTTTCCCTTGCCCGCATCTTACCTTGACGTCGAGGATGGTAGCAACGTCTACTTCTACATAAATTCAACAAG GAGCCCGACTGCGACTATTCTCAAGACTAACGAGCGTAAGGATGCATTTGCACCTTACATACCCTCCTTCTCATCAAGGGGTCCAAATGTAGTTACGCCTGGCATTCTCAAG CCGGATTTAGCAGCTCCCGGACTCAACATTCTAGCAGCATGGTCACCAATTTCCCCAATTTCCCAGGTTGAAGGTGATAATAGAAAACTGTCATTCAATATTGTGTCGGGCACCTCCATGGCTTGCCCACATGCTACTGGAGCTGCTGCCTACGTCAAATCCTTGCACCCCAAATGGTCACCTGCCGCTATCAAGTCGGCTCTCATGACTACCg CTGACCCCATGAGTGCTGGAAAGAATCCCGAGGCTGAACTTGCATACGGTGCAGGCAATATAAATCCTTCAAAGGCTCCAAATCCTGGTTTAATCTATGATATTGATGCAGCTGACTACATAAAATTTCTGTGCGGACAAGGATATAATACCAAATCATTACAACTTCTGACTGGGGACAATAGTACTAGCTGTTCTGATGCCACTAATGGAACCGTGAACGATCTAAACTATCCAGCTTTTGCTCTATCCACGCCGCCCTTGAGATCCACCAATCGTGTTTTCAATCGGCTTGTCACCAATGTTGGATCCCCGACGTCTACGTATAAAGCTATTTTGAACTCCCCACTTGGACTCACAATCAAAGTAACTCCTAGCATTCTATCTTTCACTTCTCTTGGACAAAAGCTACCGTATACGCTCACGATCGAAGGAACTATAGATAAGTTTATAGTCTCTGCTTCTTTAACGTGGGATGACGGTACGTTCCAAGTGAGGAGCCCCATTGCTGTGTTTGCTCCGGCCTGA